A single window of Balaenoptera acutorostrata chromosome X, mBalAcu1.1, whole genome shotgun sequence DNA harbors:
- the MED12 gene encoding mediator of RNA polymerase II transcription subunit 12 isoform X15 — protein sequence MAAFGILSYEHRPLKRPRLGPPDVYPQDPKQKEDELTALNVKQGFNNQPAVSGDEHGSAKNVNFNPAKISSNFSSIIAEKLRCNTLPDTGRRKPQVNQKDNFWLVTARSQSAINTWFTDLAGTKPLTQLAKKVPIFSKKEEVFGYLAKYTVPVMRAAWLIKMTCAYYAAITETKVKKRHVIDPFMEWTQIITKYLWEQLQKMAEYYRPGPSGSGGCGSTIGPLPHDVEVAIRQWDYNEKLAMFMFQDGMLDRHEFLTWVLECFEKIRPGEDELLKLLLPLLLRYSGEFVQSAYLSRRLAYFCTRRLALQLDGVSSHSSHVMSAQSTSTLPTTPAPQPPTSSTPSTPFSDLLMCPQHRPLVFGLSCILQTILLCCPSALVWHYSLTDSRIKTGSPLDHLPIAPSNLPMPEGNSAFTQQVRAKLREIEQQIKERGQAVEVRWSFDKCQEATAGFTIGRVLHTLEVLDSHSFERSDFSNSLDSLCNRIFGLGPSKDGHEISSDDDAVVSLLCEWAVSCKRSGRHRAMVVAKLLEKRQAEIEAERCGESEAADEKGSIASGSLSAPSAPIFQDVLLQFLDTQAPMLTDPRSESERVEFFNLVLLFCELIRHDVFSHNMYTCTLISRGDLAFGAPGPRPPSPFDDPADDPERKEAEGSSSSKLEDPGLSESMDIDPSSSVLFEDMEKPDFSLFSPTMPCEGKGSPSPEKPDVEKEVKPPPKEKLEGTLGVLYDQPRHVQYATHFPIPQEESCSHECNQRLVVLFGVGKQRDDARHAIKKITKDILKVLNRKGTAETDQLAPIVPLNPGDLTFLGGEDGQKRRRNRPEAFPTAEDIFAKFQHLSHYDQHQVTAQVSRNVLEQITSFALGMSYHLPLVQHVQFIFDLMEYSLSISGLIDFAIQLLNELSVVEAELLLKSSDLVGSYTTSLCLCIVAVLRHYHACLILNQDQMAQVFEGLCGVVKHGMNRSDGSSAERCILAYLYDLYTSCSHLKSKFGELFSDFCSKVKNTIYCNVEPSESNMRWAPEFMIDTLENPAAHTFTYTGLGKSLSENPANRYSFVCNALMHVCVGHHDPDRVNDIAILCAELTGYCKSLSAEWLGVLKALCCSSNNGTCGFNDLLCNVDVSDLSFHDSLATFVAILIARQCLLLEDLIRCAAIPSLLNAACSEQDSEPGARLTCRILLHLFKTPQLNPCQSDGNKPTVGIRSSCDRHLLAASQNRIVDGAVFAVLKAVFVLGDAELKGSGFTVTGGTEELPEEEGGGGSGGRRQGGRNISVETASLDVYAKYVLRSICQQEWVGERCLKSLCEDSNDLQDPVLSSAQAQRLMQLICYPHRLLDNEDGENPQRQRIKRILQNLDQWTMRQSSLELQLMIKQTPNNEMNSLLENIAKATIEVFQQSAETGSSSGNTASNMPSSSKTKPVLSSLERSGVWLVAPLIAKLPTSVQGHVLKAAGEELEKGQHLGSSSRKERDRQKQKSMSLLSQQPFLSLVLTCLKGQDEQREGLLTSLYSQVHQIVNNWRDDQYLDDCKPKQLMHEALKLRLNLVGGMFDTVQRSTQQTTEWAVLLLEIIISGTVDMQSNNELFTTVLDMLSVLINGTLAADMSSISQGSMEENKRAYMNLVKKLRKELGERQSDSLEKVRQLLPLPKQTRDVITCEPQGSLIDTKGNKIAGFDSIFKKEGLQVSTKQKISPWDLFEGLKPSAPLSWGWFGTVRVDRRVARGEEQQRLLLYHTHLRPRPRAYYLEPLPLPPEDEEPPAPALLEPEKKAPEPPKTDKPGAAPPSTEERKKKSTKGKKRSQPAAKTEDYGMGPGRSGPYGVTVPPDLLHHTNPGSISHLSYRQGSIGLYTQNQPLPAGGPRVDPYRPVRLPMQKLPTRPPYPGVLPTTMTGVMGLEPSSYKTPVYRQQQPAVPQGQRLRQQLQAKIQSQGMLGQSSVHQMTPSSSYGLQTSQGYTPYVSHVGLQQHTGPADATRHLQQRPSGYVHQQAPTYGHGLTSTQRFSHQTLQQTPMIGTMTPLGAQGVQAGVRSASILPEQQQQQQQQQQQQQQQQQQQQQQQQQQQYHIRQQQQQQILRQQQQQQQQQQQQQQQQQQQQQQQQQQQAHQQQQQQAAPPQPQPQSQPQFQRQGLQQTQQQQQTAALVRQLQQQLSNTQPQPSTNIFGRY from the exons GTCAACTTCAATCCTGCCAAG ATCAGTTCCAACTTCAGCAGCATTATTGCAGAGAAGTTACGTTGTAACACCCTCCCTGACACCGGTAGAAGGAAGCCCCAGGTGAACCAGAAGGACAACTTCTGGCTGGTGACTGCACGATCCCAGAGTGCCATTAACACCTGGTTCACCGATCTGGCTGGCACCAAGCCACTCACACAACTAGCCAAAAAG GTCCCCATTTTCAGTAAGAAGGAAGAAGTGTTTGGGTACTTGGCCAAGTACACAGTGCCTGTGATGCGGGCTGCCTGGCTCATTAAGATGACCTGTGCCTACTATGCAGCGATCACAGAGACCAAGGTTAAGAAGAGACATGTCATTGACCCTTTCATGG AATGGACTCAGATCATCACCAAGTACTTATGGGAGCAGCTGCAAAAGATGGCTGAATACTACCGGCCAGGGCCTTCCGGAAGCGGGGGCTGTGGTTCTACTATAGGGCCCTTGCCCCATGATGTAGAGGTGGCAATCCGGCAGTGGGACTACAATGAGAAGCTGGCCATGTTCATGTTTCAG GACGGAATGCTGGACAGACATGAGTTCCTGACCTGGGTACTTGAGTGTTTTGAGAAAATCCGCCCTGGAGAGGATGAATTGCTTAAACTGCTGCTGCCCCTGCTGCTTCGA TACTCTGGGGAATTCGTTCAGTCTGCATACCTCTCCCGCCGCCTTGCCTACTTCTGTACACGGAGACTGGCCCTGCAGCTGGATGGCGTGAGCAGTCACTCATCTCATGTGATGTCTGCTCAGTCAACAAGCACACTGCCCACGACCCCTGCTCCTCAGCCCCCAACTAGCAGCACACCCTCTACACCCTTTAGTGACCTGCTTATGTGCCCTCAGCACCGGCCCCTAGTTTTTGGCCTCAGCTGTATCCTTCAG ACCATCCTCCTGTGTTGTCCTAGTGCCCTGGTTTGGCACTACTCGCTGACTGATAGCCGAATCAAGACTGGCTCACCACTTGACCACCTGCCTATTGCCCCCTCCAACCTGCCCATGCCAGAGGGCAACAGTGCCTTCACTCAGCAG GTCCGTGCAAAGTTGCGGGAGATTGAGCAGCAGATCAAGGAGCGAGGACAGGCCGTTGAGGTTCGCTGGTCTTTTGATAAGTGCCAAGAAGCTACTGCAG GCTTCACCATTGGACGGGTGCTCCATACTTTGGAAGTGCTGGACAGCCATAGTTTTGAGCGCTCTGACTTCAGCAACTCTCTTGATTCCCTCTGTAATCGAATCTTTGGATTGGGGCCTAGCAAGGATGGGCACGAG ATCTCCTCAGATGATGATGCTGTGGTATCATTACTGTGTGAATGGGCTGTCAGCTGCAAGCGCTCTGGTCGTCATCGTGCGATGGTGGTAGCCAAGCTACTGGAGAAGAGACAGGCAGAGATTGAGGCTGAG CGTTGTGGAGAATCGGAAGCCGCAGATGAGAAGGGTTCCATAGCCTCTGGCTCCCTTTCTGCTCCTAGTGCTCCCATTTTCCAGGATGTCCTCCTGCAATTTCTGGATACACAGGCTCCCATGCTGA CGGACCCCCGAAGTGAGAGCGAGCGAGTGGAGTTCTTTAACTTGGTACTGCTGTTCTGTGAACTGATTCGACATGATGTTTTCTCCCACAACATGTACACTTGCACCCTCATCTCCCGAGGGGACCTTGCCTTCGGAGCCCCTGGTCCCCGGCCTCCCTCTCCCTTTGATGACCCTGCCGATGACCCCGAGCGCAAGGAGGCtgagggcagcagcagcagcaagctGGAG GATCCAGGGCTCTCGGAGTCTATGGACATCGACCCTAGCTCCAGTGTGCTCTTTGAGGACATGGAGAAGCCTGATTTCTCA TTGTTCTCCCCCACTATGCCCTGTGAGGGGAAGGGCAGTCCATCCCCTGAGAAACCAGATGTTGAGAAGGAGGTGAAGCCCCCACCCAAGGAGAAGCTAGAAGGGACCCTTGGGGTTCTTTATGACCAGCCGCGGCATGTGCAGTATGCCACGCACTTTCCCATCCCCCAG GAGGAGTCATGCAGCCATGAGTGCAACCAGCGGTTGGTCGTACTGTTTGGGGTGGGAAAGCAGCGAGATGATGCCCGCCATGCCATCAAGAAAATTACCAAGGATATCCTGAAGGTTCTGAACCGCAAAGGGACAGCGGAAACTG ACCAGCTTGCTCCTATTGTGCCTCTGAATCCTGGAGACCTGACATTCTTAG GTGGGGAGGACGGGCAGAAGCGGCGGCGCAACCGGCCTGAAGCCTTCCCCACTGCCGAGGATATCTTTGCTAAGTTCCAGCACCTTTCGCATTATGACCAACACCAGGTCACGGCTCAG GTCTCCCGGAATGTTCTGGAGCAGATTACGAGCTTTGCCCTTGGTATGTCGTACCACTTGCCTCTGGTGCAGCATGTGCAGTTCATCTTCGACCTCATGGAATATTCACTCAGCATCAGTGGCCTCATCGACTTTGCCATTCAG CTACTGAATGAACTGAGTGTAGTTGAGGCCGAGTTGCTTCTCAAATCCTCAGATCTGGTGGGCAGTTACACCACCAGCCTGTGCCTGTGCATCGTGGCTGTCCTGCGGCACTATCACGCCTGCCTCATCCTcaaccaggaccagatggcacaGGTCTTTGAGGG GCTGTGTGGCGTAGTCAAGCACGGGATGAACCGGTCCGATGGCTCCTCCGCAGAGCGCTGTATCCTTGCTTATCTCTATGATCTGTACACCTCCTGTAGCCATTTAAAGAGCAAATTTGGGGAGCTCTTCAG CGACTTCTGCTCCAAGGTGAAGAACACCATCTACTGCAACGTGGAGCCGTCAGAATCCAACATGCGCTGGGCACCCGAGTTCATGATTGACACTCTGGAGAACCCTGCCGCTCACACCTTCACCTACACAGGGCTAGGCAAGAGTCTTAGTGAGAACCCTGCTAACCGCTACAGCTTTGTCTGCAATGCCCTTATGCACGTCTGTGTGGGGCACCATGATCCCGATAG GGTGAATGACATCGCAATCCTGTGTGCAGAGCTGACCGGCTATTGCAAGTCACTGAGTGCAGAGTGGCTGGGAGTGCTTAAGGCCTTGTGCTGCTCCTCTAACAATGGCACTTGTGGTTTCAACGACCTCCTCTGCAATGTAGAT GTCAGTGACCTGTCTTTTCATGACTCCCTGGCCACTTTTGTTGCCATCCTTATCGCTCGGCAGTGTTTGCTACTGGAGGATCTGATTCGCTGTGCAGCCATCCCTTCACTCCTTAATGCTG CTTGCAGTGAGCAGGACTCTGAGCCGGGGGCCCGGCTTACCTGCCGCATCCTCCTCCACCTTTTCAAGACACCTCAACTCAATCCTTGCCAGTCGGACGGAA ACAAGCCTACGGTAGGAATCCGCTCCTCCTGTGACCGCCACCTGCTGGCTGCCTCCCAGAACCGCATTGTGGATGGAGCTGTGTTTGCTGTTCTCAAGGCTGTGTTTGTACTTG GGGATGCGGAACTGAAGGGTTCAGGCTTCACTGTGACAGGAGGAACAGAAGAACttccagaggaggagggaggaggtggcagtGGCGGTCGGAGGCAGGGTGGCCGCAACATCTCTGTGGAGACAGCCAGTCTGGATGTCTATGCCAAGTACGTGCTACGCAGCATCTGCCAGCAG GAATGGGTAGGAGAACGTTGCCTTAAATCGCTGTGTGAGGACAGCAATGATTTGCAAGACCCAGTGTTGAGTAGCGCCCAGGCCCAGCGCCTCATGCAGCTCATCTGCTACCCACATCGGCTGCTGGACAATGAGGATGGGGAAAACCCCCAGCGGCAACGCATTAAGCGTATTCTCCAG AACTTGGACCAGTGGACCATGCGCCAGTCTTCCTTGGAGCTGCAGCTCATGATCAAGCAGACCCCTAACAAT GAGATGAACTCCCTCTTAGAGAACATCGCCAAGGCCACAATCGAGGTTTTCCAACAGTCTGCAGAGACAGGGTCATCTTCTGGAAACACTGCAAGCAACATGCCCAGCAGCAGCAAGACCAAGCCCGTGCTCAG CTCCCTAGAGCGCTCTGGTGTGTGGCTGGTGGCTCCTCTCATTGCCAAACTGCCCACCTCAGTCCAGGGGCATGTGTTAAAGGCTGCTGGGGAAGAATTGGAGAAGGGCCAGCACCTGGGTTCCTCTTCACGCAAAGAACGTGATCGACAAAAGCAGAAGAG CATGTCCCTGTTGAGCCAGCAGCCCTTCTTATCCCTGGTGCTGACGTGTCTGAAGGGTCAGGACGAGCAGCGCGAGGGACTCCTTACCTCCCTCTACAGCCAGGTCCACCAG ATTGTGAATAATTGGAGAGATGACCAGTACTTAGACGATTGCAAGCCAAAGCAGCTAATGCATGAGGCGCTCAAACTGCGGCTCAACCTG GTGGGGGGCATGTTTGACACGGTGCAGCGCAGCACCCAGCAGACCACAGAGTGGGCTGTGCTCCTCCTGGAGATCATCATCAGCGGCACTGTCGACATGCAGTCCAACAA TGAGCTCTTCACCACCGTCTTGGACATGCTGAGCGTGCTCATCAATGGCACCCTAGCTGCGGACATGTCCAGCATCTCCCAGGGCAGCATGGAGGAAAACAAGCGTGCCTACATGAACCTGGTGAAGAAGCTGCGG AAGGAGTTGGGGGAGCGCCAGTCAGACAGTCTGGAAAAAGTTCGCCAGCTGCTGCCACTGCCCAAGCAGACCCGAGATGTCATCACGTGTGAGCCGCAGGGCTCCCTTATCGACACCAAAGGCAACAAGATTGCCGGCTTTGACTCCATCTTCAAGAAGGAG GGTCTACAGGTTTCCACCAAACAAAAGATCTCCCCCTGGGATCTTTTTGAAGGCTTGAAGCCATCAGCGCCACTGTCTTGGGGCTGGTTTGGAACAGTCCGGGTGGACCGGCGCGTGGCCCGCGGAGAGGAGCAGCAGCGGCTGCTGCTGTACCACACGCACCTGAGGCCCCGGCCCCGCGCCTATTACCTGgagccgctgccgctgccgccggAAGATgaggagcccccagcccccgccctgcTGGAGCCTGAGAAAAAGGCTCCAGAGCCCCCCAAAACTGACAAACCTGGGGCCGCTCCCCCCAGCACCGAGGAACGCAAGAAGAAGTCCACCAAGGGCAAGAAACGCAGCCAGCCGGCCGCCAAGACAGAG GACTATGGAATGGGCCCAGGCCGGAGTGGCCCCTATGGAGTGACAGTGCCTCCGGACCTCCTGCACCACACCAACCCTGGCTCCATATCCCACCTTAGCTACAGGCAGGGCTCCATAGGCCTCTACACCCAGAACCAGCCGCTGCCGGCAG GTGGCCCCCGTGTGGACCCGTACCGCCCTGTGCGGTTACCGATGCAGAAGCTGCCGACCCGACCACCTTACCCTGGAGTGCTGCCCACCACTATGACTGGCGTCATGGGACTGGAACCCTCCTCCTACAAGACGCCTGTGTACCGACAGCAGCAGCCTGCGGTGCCCCAAGGACAGCGCCTTCGCCAACAGCTCCAGGCAAAGATA CAGAGTCAGGGGATGTTGGGACAGTCATCTGTCCATCAGATGACTCCCAGCTCTTCCTACGGTTTGCAGACCTCCCAG ggCTATACTCCTTACGTTTCTCATGTGGGATTGCAGCAACACACAGGCCCCGCAG ATGCTACCCGCCACCTGCAGCAGCGGCCCAGTGGCTATGTGCACCAGCAGGCCCCAACCTACGGACATGGGCTGACCTCCACTCAAAG GTTTTCCCACCAGACACTGCAGCAAACACCCATGATAGGCACAATGACCCCACTGGGCGCCCAGGGTGTCCAGGCCGGCGTCCGGTCGGCTTCCATCCTGcctgagcagcagcagcagcagcagcaacagcagcagcagcagcagcagcagcagcaacagcagcagcagcagcaacagcagcaacagtACCACAtccggcagcagcagcagcagcagatcCTGCGG cagcagcagcagcagcaacagcagcagcagcagcagcagcagcaacagcagcagcagcagcagcagcaacagcagcagcaagcacaccagcagcagcagcagcaggcagctcctccccagccccagccccagtcccAGCCCCAG TTCCAGCGCCAGGGGCTTCAGCAGACCCAGCAACAACAGCAGACAGCAGCTTTGGTCCGGCAGCTCCAACAACAGCTCTCCA ATACCCAGCCACAGCCCAGTACCAACATATTTGGACGCTACTGA